Proteins found in one Amycolatopsis umgeniensis genomic segment:
- a CDS encoding LysR family transcriptional regulator, with translation MELSLHRLRMLRELSRRGTVTAAAASLHYTASAVSQQLAQLERDVGAKLFERFGRRVQLTELGLLLTEHAEEILGSVERATLALEEAQETVSVRLMAGVWASVASGLLPNALAVLAGEHPGIQVRTRELAPEDTADAVRDGELDLSFVIDYSDAPMPWDAGLERAVIAVERLHAAVPAGAVPAGSASLLELAEHPWILASPKSHFGRAVRTACHRHGFEPKINHEVEEQSTAMAMVRAGLGVTLVSDLGLGLRPPGIDVVALTTPLLRTVSIAYRTTSSRRQALQLVIEAVRNAAAALGLGTEPALP, from the coding sequence ATGGAGCTTTCGTTGCACCGCCTGCGGATGCTCCGCGAGCTGAGCAGGCGCGGCACCGTCACGGCGGCCGCCGCTTCGCTGCACTACACCGCTTCGGCGGTGTCGCAGCAGCTTGCCCAGCTGGAGCGGGACGTGGGCGCGAAGCTTTTCGAACGATTCGGCAGACGGGTGCAGCTGACCGAACTGGGGCTGTTGCTCACCGAACACGCCGAGGAGATCCTGGGATCGGTCGAGCGGGCGACACTGGCACTGGAGGAGGCACAGGAGACGGTCTCGGTCCGGCTCATGGCCGGGGTCTGGGCCTCCGTCGCTTCGGGGCTGCTGCCGAACGCGCTGGCCGTGCTCGCGGGCGAGCATCCGGGGATCCAGGTCCGGACGCGGGAATTGGCGCCCGAGGACACCGCCGACGCGGTCCGCGACGGCGAGCTCGACCTGTCGTTCGTGATCGACTACTCCGACGCGCCGATGCCGTGGGACGCGGGCCTGGAGCGTGCGGTGATCGCGGTCGAACGGCTGCACGCGGCGGTTCCCGCGGGCGCCGTCCCCGCGGGCAGCGCGTCGTTGCTCGAGCTGGCGGAGCATCCGTGGATCCTCGCCAGCCCGAAGAGCCACTTCGGCCGCGCGGTGCGCACGGCGTGTCACCGGCACGGGTTCGAACCCAAGATCAACCACGAGGTCGAAGAGCAGTCGACGGCGATGGCGATGGTCCGGGCGGGGCTCGGGGTGACCCTCGTTTCGGACCTCGGACTCGGGCTCCGGCCGCCGGGGATCGACGTCGTCGCGTTGACCACACCGTTGCTCCGAACGGTTTCGATCGCCTATCGGACGACGTCTTCCCGGCGGCAGGCCCTGCAGCTGGTGATCGAGGCCGTCCGCAACGCGGCCGCGGCTCTCGGACTGGGGACGGAGCCCGCTTTGCCCTGA